Proteins encoded within one genomic window of Microbacterium sp. zg-B185:
- the pdxY gene encoding pyridoxal kinase PdxY translates to MKILSIQSAVAYGHVGNSAAVFPLQRIGVEVLPVYTVAFSNHTGYGSWRGPMLSPDDVREIIVGIEERGVLGQIDVVLSGYQGGEGIADVILDAVARVKAANPDALYACDPVMGNAKSGCFVAPAIPVLLRDRVVPAADIITPNQFELGFLTDTQPDTLESTLEAVDLVRATGPRVVLVTSVERPDREADTIEMLAVDQTGAWIVQTPLLPMKANGSGDVTAALFTAHYRRSGDAADALARTASSVFDLLERTHLSGERELQLVESQEAYAHPRMQFGVRRVR, encoded by the coding sequence GTGAAGATCCTCTCGATCCAGTCCGCCGTCGCGTACGGTCACGTCGGCAACTCCGCCGCAGTCTTTCCGCTCCAGCGGATCGGGGTGGAGGTGCTGCCGGTGTACACCGTGGCCTTCTCCAACCACACCGGCTACGGCTCGTGGCGTGGTCCGATGCTCAGTCCGGATGATGTGCGCGAGATCATCGTCGGCATCGAGGAGCGGGGCGTGCTGGGGCAGATCGATGTGGTCCTGTCGGGGTATCAGGGCGGCGAGGGCATCGCGGATGTCATCCTGGACGCCGTCGCGCGTGTGAAGGCGGCCAATCCCGACGCCCTGTACGCCTGCGATCCGGTGATGGGCAACGCGAAGTCGGGATGCTTCGTCGCACCGGCGATCCCGGTGCTGCTGCGCGACCGGGTCGTTCCTGCGGCCGACATCATCACGCCCAACCAGTTCGAGCTCGGCTTCCTCACCGACACGCAGCCCGACACTCTGGAATCGACTCTGGAGGCGGTGGACCTCGTGCGCGCCACCGGCCCTCGGGTCGTGCTGGTCACCAGCGTGGAGCGCCCGGACCGCGAAGCCGACACCATCGAGATGCTCGCGGTCGACCAGACCGGTGCCTGGATCGTCCAGACCCCGCTGCTGCCGATGAAGGCGAACGGGTCGGGCGACGTGACGGCGGCACTGTTCACCGCCCACTACCGACGCAGCGGGGATGCCGCGGATGCACTGGCACGGACAGCATCCAGCGTGTTCGACCTGCTGGAGCGCACCCATCTGTCCGGTGAGCGCGAGCTGCAGCTCGTCGAGTCGCAGGAGGCCTACGCGCACCCGCGCATGCAGTTCGGGGTCCGTCGCGTCCGCTGA
- a CDS encoding HIT domain-containing protein has protein sequence MTDDAELVDAATLAGVPDEFQRLWTPHRMAYIQAGPQPLRDACPFCAAPKMSDEDALIVARGETAFVLLNLYPYNSGHLLVCPYRHISQYDEATAEEVAEIGALTQRGMRVLREVSRCDGFNIGMNQGHVAGAGIDGHLHQHIVPRWTADANFFPIIAKTKALPQLLGEVRRVVADAWNA, from the coding sequence GTGACAGACGATGCCGAGCTGGTGGATGCCGCCACGCTGGCCGGCGTGCCGGACGAGTTCCAGCGACTGTGGACCCCGCACCGGATGGCATACATCCAGGCGGGTCCGCAGCCGTTGCGGGACGCGTGCCCGTTCTGCGCCGCCCCGAAGATGTCCGACGAGGACGCGCTGATCGTGGCGCGCGGCGAGACGGCCTTCGTGCTGCTGAACCTCTACCCGTACAACTCGGGCCACCTGCTGGTGTGCCCGTACCGGCACATCTCGCAGTACGACGAGGCGACGGCTGAGGAGGTCGCCGAGATCGGCGCGCTCACGCAGCGCGGAATGCGGGTGCTGCGCGAGGTCTCCCGGTGCGACGGCTTCAACATCGGGATGAACCAGGGGCACGTCGCCGGTGCGGGCATCGACGGCCACCTGCACCAGCACATCGTGCCGCGGTGGACGGCCGACGCGAACTTCTTCCCCATCATCGCCAAGACCAAGGCGCTGCCCCAGCTGCTCGGCGAGGTGCGCCGGGTCGTGGCCGACGCCTGGAACGCCTGA
- the pdxT gene encoding pyridoxal 5'-phosphate synthase glutaminase subunit PdxT yields the protein MAERPRVGVLALQGDVREHARVLTDLGADVLLVRRPDELADVQGLVLPGGESSVIDKLSRAFGMQRPIRDAIAAGMPVYGTCAGLILLADRITDGIEGQESFGGLDVTVQRNAFGGQVESFETDLDVPVLDGPPVHAVFIRAPLVVAVGAGVQAIARLEDGRVVAVRTDTLLGTSFHPEVTGEHRFHSLFLETVRAA from the coding sequence ATGGCTGAGCGACCCCGCGTGGGCGTGCTCGCGCTGCAGGGCGACGTGCGCGAACACGCTCGCGTGCTGACCGATCTCGGCGCGGACGTCCTGCTCGTGCGGCGTCCGGATGAGCTGGCGGACGTGCAGGGGCTGGTGCTGCCGGGCGGCGAATCCAGCGTGATCGACAAGCTCTCGCGCGCGTTCGGAATGCAGCGTCCGATCCGCGACGCGATCGCTGCCGGCATGCCGGTCTACGGCACGTGTGCCGGACTGATCCTGCTGGCCGATCGCATCACCGACGGCATCGAGGGGCAGGAGAGCTTCGGCGGACTCGACGTCACCGTGCAGCGCAACGCGTTCGGCGGTCAGGTGGAGTCCTTCGAGACCGATCTGGACGTGCCGGTGCTCGACGGGCCGCCGGTCCACGCGGTCTTCATCCGCGCCCCCCTGGTGGTCGCCGTGGGGGCGGGGGTCCAGGCGATCGCCCGTCTCGAGGATGGCCGGGTGGTCGCGGTGCGTACCGACACCCTCCTGGGCACCTCCTTCCACCCCGAGGTGACCGGCGAACACCGCTTCCACAGCCTCTTCCTCGAGACCGTACGGGCGGCCTGA
- the pdxS gene encoding pyridoxal 5'-phosphate synthase lyase subunit PdxS: MTDSTTPAPSSAQHGSSRVKRGLAEMLKGGVIMDVVTVEQARIAEDAGAVAVMALERVPADIRAQGGVSRMSDPDMIDGIIEAVSIPVMAKARIGHFVEAQVLQQLGVDYIDESEVLSPADYVNHIDKWKFTVPFVCGATNLGEALRRINEGAAMIRSKGEAGTGDVSEATKHIRKISGEINHLRSLTKDELYVAAKDLQAPYELVAEIAETGKLPVVLFVAGGVATPADAAMMMQLGADGVFVGSGIFKSGNPAERAAAIVKATTFYDDAKVIAEVSRGLGEAMVGINVTDLAAPHRLSERGW, from the coding sequence ATGACTGACAGCACCACACCCGCGCCCTCATCCGCTCAGCACGGATCGAGCCGCGTCAAGCGCGGACTCGCCGAGATGCTCAAGGGCGGCGTCATCATGGACGTCGTCACAGTCGAGCAGGCCCGCATCGCCGAGGATGCCGGTGCGGTCGCGGTGATGGCGCTCGAGCGGGTTCCGGCCGACATCCGCGCGCAGGGCGGGGTGTCGCGCATGAGCGACCCCGACATGATCGACGGCATCATCGAGGCCGTCTCGATCCCCGTGATGGCCAAGGCCCGGATCGGCCACTTCGTCGAGGCGCAGGTCCTGCAGCAGCTCGGCGTGGACTACATCGACGAGTCCGAGGTGCTCTCGCCCGCCGACTACGTCAACCACATCGACAAGTGGAAGTTCACCGTCCCGTTCGTGTGCGGTGCGACCAACCTCGGCGAGGCGCTGCGCCGCATCAACGAGGGCGCGGCGATGATCCGCTCCAAGGGGGAGGCCGGCACCGGGGATGTCTCCGAGGCCACCAAGCACATCCGCAAGATCTCGGGGGAGATCAACCACCTCCGCTCGCTGACGAAGGACGAGCTCTACGTCGCCGCCAAGGATCTGCAGGCGCCCTACGAGCTGGTCGCCGAGATCGCCGAGACGGGCAAGCTGCCCGTCGTCCTGTTCGTCGCCGGCGGCGTGGCCACCCCCGCGGATGCCGCGATGATGATGCAGCTGGGCGCGGACGGCGTGTTCGTCGGCTCCGGCATCTTCAAGTCAGGCAATCCGGCGGAGCGCGCCGCAGCGATCGTCAAGGCCACCACCTTCTACGACGACGCGAAGGTCATCGCCGAGGTCTCACGCGGCCTGGGCGAGGCCATGGTCGGCATCAACGTCACCGACCTCGCCGCCCCGCACCGCCTTTCCGAGCGCGGCTGGTAG